Proteins encoded together in one Triticum dicoccoides isolate Atlit2015 ecotype Zavitan chromosome 7B, WEW_v2.0, whole genome shotgun sequence window:
- the LOC119338894 gene encoding histone H3.3 produces MARTKQTARKSTGGKAPRKQLATKAARKSAPTTGGVKKPHRYRPGTVALREIRKYQKSTELLIRKLPFQRLVREIAQDFKTDLRFQSHAVLALQEAAEAYLVGLFEDTNLCAIHAKRVTIMPKDIQLARRIRGERA; encoded by the exons ATGGCCCGTACCAAGCAGACCGCCCGCAAGTCCACCGGCGGCAAGGCGCCCCGCAAGCAGCTCGCCACCAAG GCTGCCAGGAAGTCCGCCCCGACGACCGGCGGCGTGAAGAAGCCGCACCGCTACAGGCCCGGCACCGTGGCGCTCCGCGAGATCCGCAAGTACCAGAAGAGCACGGAGCTGCTGATCCGCAAGCTGCCCTTCCAGCGCCTGGTCCGCGAGATCGCGCAGGACTTCAAGACGGACCTCCGCTTCCAGTCCCACGCCGTGCTCGCCCTCCAGGAGGCCGCCGAGGCGTACCTCGTCGGGCTCTTCGAGGACACCAACCTCTGCGCCATCCACGCCAAGCGCGTCACcatcatgcccaaggacatccagCTCGCCCGCCGCATCCGCGGGGAGCGCGCCTAA